The Halomonas sp. HAL1 genome segment GGCAAGTATAAACCCCCTGTGGGTAACCGTCAGGTTTTTCCACACCCCAAATCACCAACCCTCCGTTATTAATAACAACATAAATATAAAATAAGAGAAGTTCTGTAAATGTTGTAATTACTAGTGTGGACAATTTCTGTGTATAAGCGACTTATCCTTAATATTTTCATGTGCTTATATTGTTGACTTCTACATGTTTGAAGGCGGGAGTGCCTGGGTAGAAGGGGGGTTAAGCCTGTGGATGGAATAGCGCTTTATCCACAGAGTCAATTAAGCACGGCTTATCCACCGGCCAGTACCTGGGTTGTTACCGCACCTGTGAACAACCTCCGCTTGATGTGGAGCTAACGCTAAGCGACGTACATGGTAGGCCTTACGGAGATAAAACCGATCAATGTAAAAAAAGTTTATCCACAGGCAAAAAAATGGCCTGTCGTGTCGACAGGCCAGTAAAAAAGCGTAATTCAGAGCAAATTAGCGGTTATTTTAACGCGTAAAAAGGGCTCAATTTAATGTTTGAGTACGCGAGCAAGGAAGGATTGAGTACGTTCGTGTTGAGGAGAATCGAACAGTTTTTCAGGGTGGCCCTGCTCGGTAATCTCGCCTTTATGGATAAAAATCACCCGGTCGGCGACCTCGCGGGCAAAGCCCATTTCATGGGTGACAATCACCATGGTCATGCCCTCTTTGGCCAGCTCGCGCATGGCATCCAGCACTTCACCTATCATTTCCGGGTCAAGCGCCGATGTGGGCTCGTCAAACAGCATCAGGCGGGGTTCCATCGCCAGGGCGCGGGCGAGTGCGACACGCTGCTGTTGGCCGCCTGAGAGCTGGCTGGGGTACTTGTCGGCCTGATCAGCGATACCTACCCGGTCAAGCAAGCGTTTGGCGTTGCTGACTGCGTCGTCACGGCTTAAACCACGCACTTTCATCGGCGCCAGAGTGACATTATCGATCACGCTGAGATGGGGAAAGAGATTGAATTGCTGAAACACCATACCCACTTCGGTACGGATGGTTTGCAGCGCTTTAGTGCTCTTGCCGTGTGGTAATAGTTCGTTGCTGTCGACCACCAGACTGCCGGACTGAAACTCTTCCAAGCCGTTAATACAGCGAATTAGTGTGGATTTGCCTGAGCCACTGGCACCGATAATCACCACCACTTCACCAGGCACAATCGTCAGATCAATATCGTTGAGTACGTGCAGACTGCCAAAGTGTTTATTGAGCTGCTGCATACGCACAATTGGTTGCGTTGTGTTG includes the following:
- a CDS encoding amino acid ABC transporter ATP-binding protein; amino-acid sequence: MSNTTQPIVRMQQLNKHFGSLHVLNDIDLTIVPGEVVVIIGASGSGKSTLIRCINGLEEFQSGSLVVDSNELLPHGKSTKALQTIRTEVGMVFQQFNLFPHLSVIDNVTLAPMKVRGLSRDDAVSNAKRLLDRVGIADQADKYPSQLSGGQQQRVALARALAMEPRLMLFDEPTSALDPEMIGEVLDAMRELAKEGMTMVIVTHEMGFAREVADRVIFIHKGEITEQGHPEKLFDSPQHERTQSFLARVLKH